A single Argentina anserina chromosome 7, drPotAnse1.1, whole genome shotgun sequence DNA region contains:
- the LOC126803756 gene encoding probable LRR receptor-like serine/threonine-protein kinase At3g47570 codes for MSINLGNNNFYGKIPQQVDRLFRLRHLNLSVNRLQGSIPVNLTSCLELSHINLTSNRLTGTIPPDLGSLLKLVYLHLDKNKLTGAIPPSLGNLSSIGFLCLAYNNLVGNIPEEMGRLGSLYHLNVGSNNLSGMIPPSIFNISSMKSFSLVNNKFKGSIPPAIGFNMPNLQELYFGANELSGQIPPSLSNASQIYALDVGDNNLVGQVPNSFGDLSALWSLDVSNNFLGSISAKDLDFVTSLANCSNLEILDMTSNDFGGVLSNSVANLSTQMTQFFFGGNFISGMIPETLENLNNLIALSLADNLFSGTIPTSISKLQKLQGLHLAGNSLSGRIPSSIGNLTQLYRLDLSENDLVGNIPKSIGNCQHMQEIIISQNKLTGNIPPEVIGLSSLLFLRLSGNSLTGSLPMEVGKLKNIYSLGISENNLTGKIPEVIGDCMSLEHLYLQGNLFQGMIPSSLASLKGLQNLDLSLNNLSGQIPKVIQRLTFLLCLNLSFNNLEGEVPKEGIFRNRSAIFLVGNTKLCGTEFWLPACAIKKKRKFKLQFIILMVVGWSLLFAAFLNLYWRRKIRKNSLAGDSSIKFHSKVSYETLHKATGGFSLSTLIGSGGFGSVYKGIFDQEEKNVVAIKVINLQQRGASKSFTAECNALKNVRHRNLVKIFTCCSSIDYNGNEFRALVFEYMSNGSLEEWLHRENQSMSLTLLQRMNIVVDVASALCYLHDHCEPPIIHCDIKPSNVLLDDDIVARVADFGIARLISTTTESSQTQSSTIGIKGTIGYAAPEYASGAEASKQGDVYSFGILVLEMFTGRKPTDEIFKDGLKLHDFVKMAIPGRLVQIVAPALLSALEEAAPATTRNEVNYMLRGHNNKTEPDEENINYENLSKMNTQVWKCIHSILQIGLACSKESLKDRMSMKDVVWDLHRIKIAYNGAVIHPQRPRS; via the exons ATGTCCATCAACCTTGGAAACAACAACTTCTATGGCAAGATTCCGCAACAAGTTGATCGTTTGTTCCGTCTGCGACATCTCAATCTAAGTGTTAACAGGTTGCAGGGGAGTATTCCAGTCAACCTGACCTCCTGCCTGGAACTGAGTCACATAAACTTAACCTCAAACCGTCTTACAGGCACAATTCCGCCAGACCTTGGCTCATTGTTGAAGCTTGTTTATCTACATCTTGATAAAAACAAATTGACAGGAGCCATCCCACCTTCCTTGGGAAATCTTTCATCAATCGGTTTTCTTTGCCTAGCATATAACAATTTGGTGGGCAACATTCCAGAGGAGATGGGCAGATTGGGAAGCTTATATCATTTAAACGTTGGCTCCAATAATCTTTCTGGTATGATACCTCCTTCCATTTTTAACATATCATCTATGAAATCCTTTTCACTTGTAAATAATAAGTTCAAGGGCAGCATTCCACCCGCCATAGGCTTCAACATGCCTAATCTCCAAGAATTGTACTTTGGCGCAAATGAACTCTCCGGGCAAATCCCACCTTCACTTTCCAATGCCTCTCAGATTTATGCACTTGATGTTGGGGACAATAATTTGGTTGGGCAAGTTCCCAACAGTTTTGGAGACCTCTCAGCTCTCTGGTCGCTCGATGTTAGCAACAATTTTCTGGGAAGTATTTCTGCGAAGGACTTGGATTTTGTAACATCGTTGGCCAATTGCAGCAACCTGGAAATTCTTGATATGACTTCCAACGATTTTGGAGGTGTTTTATCCAACTCTGTGGCCAACTTGTCAACTCAAATGACCCAATTCTTTTTTGGAGGAAATTTTATATCAGGAATGATTCCTGAAACATTAGAAAATCTCAACAATTTAATAGCCTTAAGCCTGGCTGATAACCTGTTCAGTGGCACCATTCCGACCTCTATTTCCAAGTTACAAAAGCTGCAGGGCTTGCATCTAGCCGGTAATAGTCTATCAGGACGAATCCCATCTTCCATAGGAAACCTCACTCAATTGTATCGCCTCGACTTGTCGGAAAATGACTTGGTAGGAAACATTCCTAAGAGTATTGGGAACTGCCAACATATGCAGGAGATCATTATATCACAGAATAAGCTAACTGGAAATATACCACCAGAGGTGATTGGTCTTTCATCCCTTCTCTTTCTCCGCTTATCAGGAAACTCACTCACTGGCAGCTTGCCTATGGAAGTAGGTAAGCTAAAGAATATATATTCCCTTGGCATCTCGGAAAATAATTTGACAGGAAAAATTCCGGAAGTCATTGGAGACTGTATGAGCCTTGAACACCTTTACCTACAAGGAAATCTCTTTCAAGGTATGATACCTTCTTCTTTGGCTTCTTTGAAAGGTCTTCAAAACTTGGATCTTTCACTAAACAACTTGTCAGGTCAAATTCCAAAAGTTATACAAAGACTTACCTTCTTGCTATGTTTGAACCTGTCTTTCAATAATCTGGAAGGTGAGGTACCAAAAGAAGGCATCTTTCGAAATAGAAGCGCAATATTCTTGGTTGGCAATACCAAACTTTGTGGCACTGAATTTTGGCTACCAGCATGCGCCatcaagaagaagagaaaattcaaactacAGTTCATAATTTTGATGGTGGTTGGATGGTCTCTTCTGTTTGCAGCATTTCTAAATCTTTATTGGaggagaaaaataagaaagaatTCATTAGCTGGAGACTCATCAATTAAATTCCACTCAAAGGTTTCATACGAAACCCTTCATAAAGCTACTGGCGGATTCTCTCTGAGCACTCTAATTGGATCAGGCGGTTTTGGCTCTGTATACAAAGGGATTTTTGATCAAGAAGAAAAGAATGTAGTTGCCATAAAGGTCATTAACCTTCAACAGAGAGGAGCTTCCAAGAGTTTCACAGCAGAATGCAATGCACTAAAAAATGTCCGGCACCGGAATCTTGTCAAAATCTTTACTTGCTGCTCCAGCATAGATTACAACGGTAATGAATTCAGAGCTCTAGTTTTTGAATATATGTCAAACGGAAGTTTAGAGGAGTGGCTGCACAGAGAAAACCAATCAATGAGTTTGACTCTTCTTCAAAGAATGAATATTGTTGTTGACGTCGCTTCTGCATTATGTTACCTTCATGACCATTGTGAGCCTCCAATCATTCACTGCGACATAAAGCCAAGCAATGTTCTTCTTGATGATGACATAGTTGCTCGTGTAGCTGATTTTGGGATAGCCAGGCTCATCTCAACCACCACAGAATCCTCACAAACTCAAAGtagcacaattggaataaagGGAACGATCGGCTATGCAGCTCCAG AGTACGCAAGTGGTGCTGAGGCATCAAAACAAggagatgtatatagttttggGATCCTTGTATTAGAAATGTTTACAGGAAGAAAACCCACCGACGAAATTTTCAAAGATGGTTTGAAACTCCATGACTTTGTTAAGATGGCAATACCAGGAAGGCTTGTGCAGATTGTGGCCCCTGCTCTTCTCTCGGCCCTTGAAGAGGCAGCTCCTGCGACAACTAGAAATGAAGTAAACTATATGCTTAGAGGTCATAACAATAAAACTGAACCGGATGAGGAAAATATCAACTATGAGAACCTAAGCAAAATGAACAcacaagtgtggaagtgtatACATTCAATCCTTCAGATTGGACTTGCGTGCTCGAAGGAATCACTGAAGGATAGAATGTCTATGAAGGATGTCGTCTGGGATCTACACCGTATAAAAATTGCTTACAATGGTGCAGTGATCCATCCACAAAGACCAAGAAGCTAA